The following coding sequences lie in one Arachis hypogaea cultivar Tifrunner chromosome 9, arahy.Tifrunner.gnm2.J5K5, whole genome shotgun sequence genomic window:
- the LOC112711283 gene encoding uncharacterized protein isoform X4 yields the protein MSQERCVAVDALSLIARTLNRSKAHLRSILLQSNTTVLEDFYVHLVDAILDLIEHVHRTTTRLLLHVNGYVDLLLGEFKHYAARLAHGGIRKEIQDKLLDYRLEILVETLVKGLSRVKRCSDEGRALMSLDLQAYYLPDKEYVQWAHAHPV from the exons atgtCGCAGGAAAGGTGTGTAGCTGTTGACGCTCTGTCTCTTATTGCTCGAACACTGAATAGATCCAAAGCTCATCTCCGATCAATACTTTTACAGAGTAATACAACTGTACTTGAGGATTTCTATGTGCATCTG GTGGATGCTATTCTAGATCTTATAGAGCATGTTCATAGGACAACAACAAGACTCCTTCTTCATGTTAATGG GTATGTTGATTTATTGCTGGGGGAATTTAAACATTATGCAGCGCGACTTGCTCATGGTGGAATTCGTAAAGAG ATTCAAGACAAACTATTGGACTATAGACTTGAGATCCTAGTAGAAACGCTTGTCAAAGGACTTTCACGGGTGAAGAGATGTAGTGATGAAGGACGAGCTCTAATGTCATTGGATCTGcag GCTTACTACCTTCCTGATAAAGAATATGTGCAATGGGCACATGCACACCCG GTATAA
- the LOC112711283 gene encoding uncharacterized protein isoform X1, whose protein sequence is MSQERCVAVDALSLIARTLNRSKAHLRSILLQSNTTVLEDFYVHLVDAILDLIEHVHRTTTRLLLHVNGYVEHIANFKWEVKELGLEHNGYVDLLLGEFKHYAARLAHGGIRKEIQDKLLDYRLEILVETLVKGLSRVKRCSDEGRALMSLDLQAYYLPDKEYVQWAHAHPV, encoded by the exons atgtCGCAGGAAAGGTGTGTAGCTGTTGACGCTCTGTCTCTTATTGCTCGAACACTGAATAGATCCAAAGCTCATCTCCGATCAATACTTTTACAGAGTAATACAACTGTACTTGAGGATTTCTATGTGCATCTG GTGGATGCTATTCTAGATCTTATAGAGCATGTTCATAGGACAACAACAAGACTCCTTCTTCATGTTAATGG GTACGTCGAACACATTGCTAATTTTAAATGGGAAGTGAAAGAGCTAGGTCTAGAGCATAATGG GTATGTTGATTTATTGCTGGGGGAATTTAAACATTATGCAGCGCGACTTGCTCATGGTGGAATTCGTAAAGAG ATTCAAGACAAACTATTGGACTATAGACTTGAGATCCTAGTAGAAACGCTTGTCAAAGGACTTTCACGGGTGAAGAGATGTAGTGATGAAGGACGAGCTCTAATGTCATTGGATCTGcag GCTTACTACCTTCCTGATAAAGAATATGTGCAATGGGCACATGCACACCCG GTATAA
- the LOC112711283 gene encoding uncharacterized protein isoform X3: MSQERCVAVDALSLIARTLNRSKAHLRSILLQSNTTVLEDFYVHLVDAILDLIEHVHRTTTRLLLHVNGYVEHIANFKWEVKELGLEHNGYVDLLLGEFKHYAARLAHGGIRKEIQDKLLDYRLEILVETLVKGLSRVKRCSDEGRALMSLDLQV; the protein is encoded by the exons atgtCGCAGGAAAGGTGTGTAGCTGTTGACGCTCTGTCTCTTATTGCTCGAACACTGAATAGATCCAAAGCTCATCTCCGATCAATACTTTTACAGAGTAATACAACTGTACTTGAGGATTTCTATGTGCATCTG GTGGATGCTATTCTAGATCTTATAGAGCATGTTCATAGGACAACAACAAGACTCCTTCTTCATGTTAATGG GTACGTCGAACACATTGCTAATTTTAAATGGGAAGTGAAAGAGCTAGGTCTAGAGCATAATGG GTATGTTGATTTATTGCTGGGGGAATTTAAACATTATGCAGCGCGACTTGCTCATGGTGGAATTCGTAAAGAG ATTCAAGACAAACTATTGGACTATAGACTTGAGATCCTAGTAGAAACGCTTGTCAAAGGACTTTCACGGGTGAAGAGATGTAGTGATGAAGGACGAGCTCTAATGTCATTGGATCTGcag GTATAA
- the LOC112711283 gene encoding uncharacterized protein isoform X2, with protein sequence MSQERCVAVDALSLIARTLNRSKAHLRSILLQSNTTVLEDFYVHLVDAILDLIEHVHRTTTRLLLHVNGYVEHIANFKWEVKELGLEHNGYVDLLLGEFKHYAARLAHGGIRKEIQDKLLDYRLEILVETLVKGLSRVKRCSDEGRALMSLDLQCFG encoded by the exons atgtCGCAGGAAAGGTGTGTAGCTGTTGACGCTCTGTCTCTTATTGCTCGAACACTGAATAGATCCAAAGCTCATCTCCGATCAATACTTTTACAGAGTAATACAACTGTACTTGAGGATTTCTATGTGCATCTG GTGGATGCTATTCTAGATCTTATAGAGCATGTTCATAGGACAACAACAAGACTCCTTCTTCATGTTAATGG GTACGTCGAACACATTGCTAATTTTAAATGGGAAGTGAAAGAGCTAGGTCTAGAGCATAATGG GTATGTTGATTTATTGCTGGGGGAATTTAAACATTATGCAGCGCGACTTGCTCATGGTGGAATTCGTAAAGAG ATTCAAGACAAACTATTGGACTATAGACTTGAGATCCTAGTAGAAACGCTTGTCAAAGGACTTTCACGGGTGAAGAGATGTAGTGATGAAGGACGAGCTCTAATGTCATTGGATCTGcag TGCTTTGGTTAA